One Capsicum annuum cultivar UCD-10X-F1 chromosome 2, UCD10Xv1.1, whole genome shotgun sequence genomic window carries:
- the LOC107861098 gene encoding cytosolic sulfotransferase 5, with the protein METHNEFNVESLPQKKWWDQRYVCEMNGFWTLPEFVPYTVRVLNEFKPLPSDVILASFPKTGTTWLKSLLPSIIWRSSKESSSLVNHHPHDLVRYLEFPGSPPWLSSSSPNGELISSSSSSGGNHHHDEEITDPTRRRIFATHLPYQHLENKLDANKPCRVVYITRNPKDTLVSMWHFVNKTKGPEEHDWQLEDAQNTFCSGIFPFGPYYDHVMGFKKASLEKPHNIFFITYEELMTDPIVHVKRLAEFLGCPFADDQEESVLEVEKIVKSCSFESMTSQEVNKSEDFTSWTPVAYNAFFRKGGIGDHKNYLDANTIKRIDALTREKFHAAGFMYGI; encoded by the exons ATGGAAACTCACAATGAGTTCAATGTAGAGTCCTTACCACAGAAGAAGTGGTGGGATCAACGTTATGTGTGTGAAATGAATGGTTTTTGGACGCTTCCTGAATTTGTCCCATATACTGTTCGAGTCCTAAATGAGTTCAAGCCACTTCCTAGTGATGTAATTTTGGCTTCTTTTCCCAAAACAGGGACTACATGGCTCAAATCTCTACTTCCTTCCATCATCTGGCGCTCTTCTAAAGAGTCATCGTCATTGGTCAATCACCATCCACATGATCTTGTTCGTTACCTTGAGTTTCCAGGCTCTCCTCCATGGTTGTCGTCGTCATCTCCAAATGGTGAAttaattagtagtagtagtagtagtggtggtAATCATCATCATGATGAAGAGATCACTGATCCAACTAGGAGGAGGATTTTTGCAACACATCTTCCATATCAACATTTGGAAAATAAACTTGATGCTAATAAGCCATGTCGAGTTGTTTACATAACAAGAAACCCAAAGGATACACTGGTATCAATGTGGCATTTTGTTAATAAAACTAAAGGGCCGGAAGAACACGACTGGCAACTTGAAGATGCCCAAAATACGTTCTGCTCTGGGATATTTCCCTTTGGACCttattatgatcatgttatggGATTCAAAAAGGCAAGCTTGGAGAAGCCTCACAATATTTTCTTCATAACTTATGAGGAGCTAATGACTGACCCAATAGTTCACGTGAAGAGATTGGCTGAGTTTCTAGGGTGCCCATTTGCTGATGACCAAGAGGAGAGTGTGTTG GAAGTAGAGAAAATAGTCAAGAGTTGCAGCTTCGAGAGTATGACCAGCCAAGAAGTGAACAAATCTGAGGATTTTACTTCTTGGACGCCAGTTGCTTACAATGCTTTCTTCAGAAAAGGTGGCATTGGGGATCATAAAAATTATTTGGATGCAAACACAATTAAACGAATTGATGCATTGACTAGAGAAAAGTTTCATGCTGCTGGTTTCATGTATGGGATTTAA